A genomic stretch from Ovis canadensis isolate MfBH-ARS-UI-01 breed Bighorn chromosome 5, ARS-UI_OviCan_v2, whole genome shotgun sequence includes:
- the FGF1 gene encoding fibroblast growth factor 1 isoform X1, producing MAEGETTTFRALTEKFNLPLGNYKKPKLLYCSNGGYFLRILPDGRVDGTKDRSDQHIQLQLYAESIGEVYIKSTETGQFLAMDTNGLLYGSQTPSEECLFLERLEENHYNTYISKKHAEKNWFIGLKKNGSSKLGPRTHFGQKAILFLPLPVSSD from the exons ATGGCTGAAGGAGAAACCACAACCTTCAGGGCCCTGACTGAGAAGTTTAACCTGCCTCTAGGCAATTACAAGAAGCCCAAGCTCCTCTATTGCAGCAACGGGGGCTACTTCCTGAGAATCCTCCCAGATGGCAGAGTGGATGGGACGAAGGACAGGAGCGACCAGCACA ttcagctgCAGCTCTATGCGGAAAGCATAGGGGAGGTGTATATTAAGAGTACGGAGACTGGCCAGTTCTTGGCCATGGACACCAACGGGCTTTTGTACGGCTCA caAACACCCAGTGAGGAATGTTTGTTCCTGGAAAGGCTGGAGGAAAACCATTATAACACCTACATATCCAAGAAGCATGCAGAGAAGAATTGGTTCATTGGTCTCAAGAAGAACGGAAGCTCCAAACTCGGTCCTCGGACTCACTTCGGCCAGAAAGCCATCTTGTTTCTCcccctgccagtttcctctgattAA
- the FGF1 gene encoding fibroblast growth factor 1 isoform X2 codes for MAEGETTTFRALTEKFNLPLGNYKKPKLLYCSNGGYFLRILPDGRVDGTKDRSDQHTNTQ; via the exons ATGGCTGAAGGAGAAACCACAACCTTCAGGGCCCTGACTGAGAAGTTTAACCTGCCTCTAGGCAATTACAAGAAGCCCAAGCTCCTCTATTGCAGCAACGGGGGCTACTTCCTGAGAATCCTCCCAGATGGCAGAGTGGATGGGACGAAGGACAGGAGCGACCAGCACA caAACACCCAGTGA